catCTATaatagggaattttaacgaaaaactctcggtactgttcactttaacgaaaaaccaaattttcacactaaaaagtcaatcctggtaatATTCagtttaccctttattttgtccttatcattaaaactcaaagttttcaagtcattttcattagttttccttttataatATTACTCGGGGTttatatttctgtttttaatctTCGAAAAGAGAGGAGTTACATTAAACGTGTCTAACCAAGATGCGAATTGCTTTCTGGAACCAATCGGATAGAAACTTCTTCTTGGGCGAGCTAGTTGTTCTAGAGGTATGCTTCAGCAAAGGGGTTAAATGAGGTGAGATATCGCTTTTACTTGCTAGCATATATGGAAAGCTAGGTGTAATATGCAATTCAACTAGCAACCAATTCATCCTACGCAGGTTATATTGGCCATCTCTTTGTCGGTCTCTACATTCAAAGAAGTTAGTGGTGTTCCTCTCACTTCGCCACCACCTAGTGTGCTAGAACCGTTGGTTGGTGTTCGTTGGTCTCTTCCGTGTTCGGGTTTCGTTAAGATAAATGTGGATGCAAGCTAGGGATCTTGTGATGGTCAGGGATTTACGGGAGTTATGGCTCGGGATGAGGAAGGAATGTTTCTTGTAGCTTGTAGATCAGGTGTGAAGGCTACTAGTGTGGCTTTGGGAAGGGCCTTGGCAATCTTGCACGGGTGTATGCTTGGTGAGAGGATGGGTTGGAATCAGATTATTGTGGAGTCCGACTCTTTGGAAACGATTTCTTGCCTTAGGGACATGGCTAAGAAAGGCAGTTGGGATGCCTTCCCCTCTCTACTGAAGTGTTGTAGATTGGGAAAGGAGTTTCTTGAATGCCATTGATCTTGGGTTCTAAGACCGGCCAATTCGGCAGCGAACCATTTGGCGTTGCAAAGTTGTAGGGAAATATGTGATCATGTGTAGGTTGATAGACCCCCATCTTCCTTGGTTCATGTTTTGTGTAACGATGGAGGGACGCTCTATCATTAGATGCAGTGTCGTAATAACACTGTGACCTCCTCGCACTACTCTTTTCAAGTAGTTATTGGTTGTTTGCCTCGCTGAAGGCTCTCTTTGTACTGCTTTGGCATCTTTGCCCGGTTATTGATATTTCctgattaccaaaaaaaaaaaaaaaagtagtcttGGAAAGGCCTCGTTCATGTGAAGTCTCATATATCGTTTATATGTGTTGTGATGATCAAGAGCAATGGCTAGGGATGAGCAAAATACCCATAAgtttgggtaaccgcggttatcctCCTATTTAAAGTTCACGGTTATAATTAACCAGAAAACCAGCCCAGCTAACCAGAAAACCAGCAGCAAGCGGGCCGTGGCAGAGAACCAGCCTAGCTAACCAGAAAACTGGTGTAAACGGACCAGGGCTTCAAGCCCGTGACAGTGACAAGCCCAGCATGGCTTCAGGCATGCGGGTTGTGGGTCGGGTTCTAAACTAGGGCTTTCATGCCCGTGAAATAGCCATTATAGGCCAAGGCCTGGTTGAATGTTGAGGGAAGGCAACAAGCCCAGAGGGCTGCACAAAGGTCCAAATTAGTGTCCCAAGGTCTATCCCCACAATGGTGCTAAAAATTACCTAATTTTTTTTCgaacctagggtttaaaaccctaattgcttctaatttataaatatactttgactcacatattccacatagcaaatataattgcgtaatgcatgaaacaaatatatatatatagacaaatatataaacatatacaatatatatatcgtaAGGAAAATATGaacatagaggggttcatgcatcatggaaatgttttcatgcttcaaggtcaaatatcttactttattttaagcatacctgattggcaaaaaacaataaaagctTTTGAATTTGTAGGAGATCTTTCTTGGAGAGCTGGAATTGCATCTCTAATGCGGTATATCACGtttaacacaaaaaaaaattaaattgaatcaatagcatgtagatcaattcaaaataataaattaatcataaaataatGATTAAAACATAATACCCCCTAATTaaagatcaaactctctttagtGCAGggtcaagagcgtgctgataacgtgttgtaggcataattgaCTAAAcgattatggaggccatagagagagagagaaaggtgcgacaatagtagagagaagagagagatgtgtaattgtaaGGTGTGtgtctattccaccccattatgcctttatttatagtaatagggaaggttaattccttacccttttaggattacaactattaataggtaatcaactcctagtaggaatataagagatattcctagatctactagaatttacacaataacatttctaatctaataggactacaACAGTTCCTTGTTTCTATCCCCTTATAAtgaatacttttatttaaacttGTATTTCACCTAAGTTGTCAGTCGTTAAATTAATGGTATTTAAAGTTAATGgtaatttaaaaacacaataaAAGATATCATTTGAAAATCTAACCCTATTTCATTTATTTGAGTCCAACTCAAAACTGCTCTGTTGCTTTTTTGTGACCTATTTACTTTAGCGTTCTTAATTTtgacttaatttattttttattaaggatATAATTTAAAGAGTTAATATTGTTAATGGGGTTTAAATAAATAgttaaggccatctctaaccgagggctggccagagggctcgttttagtcctctggccctccaagattctccaagatattaatattttaatgaacagtacatggccatatttgcctccgtctccaaccgagggccagagggctcgttttagccctgtcacaaaaaattgtctccaaccgagggtcaaagggccataaggccaaacataatttattatttaaaacctacaactaaaatgttgtttaagtttcatgttgtataatttttatgttggttaatgttatttaatgttgtttcatattgtttaatgttgtttcatgttacttaatttaatttaatgttgtataatggcttaggaagttataggaaaaaaatagaatttaaaaaaaatatgaaacaaattttgtcaaatagaagttataggaaaaaaatggaatttaaaaaaaaatatgaaacaaattttgtgaaatagaagttataggaaaaaatggaatttaaaaaacaatatgaaaaaaattttgtgaaatagaagttataggaaaaaaaaatatgaaacaaattttgtgaaatataagttatagggaaaaaatggaatttaaaaaaaatatgaaacaaaatttgtgaaatagaagttataggaaaaaaatggaatttaaaaacaaatatgaaccaaattttgtgaaatagaagttataggaaaaaatagaagttatatgaaaaattttgtaaataaaaaataataataacgtaaaaaaaaaattaaatcaaatgcaacggctagtagccgtttcatttgaatttttttttaaaacaatcatgtcggttataactgacaggaATACACTATTATTTAGTATATTAAATAATAGTATGtattcatgtcggttataaccgacatgaataacaaaactataaaaaaaaaatagccagccagccagccctttGGTCCTTTGaaattccgtggggccctcccagattctcgAGCCCTctagcctagccctcggttggagacggttttagggctattttcggtcCTCtgaccctctggacccttcggttagagatggcctaagtgTCGACAAATTAGATAGATCACAAAAAATTGTAaatgcaaagttttttttttttttaacaaacgaaattatttacactaagggagggggtgggctaagcctcacaatagactagcaataatgtgattcaaattcgtatttggcgagaatcgaacctatgacctctcacttacaaatgaagaagaatatcactaggtCATAATATTAAATGACAGGTGCAAAAGATTTAAACTCCATCTATTCATATACTACCGTCAACCTTTATGGCTAtcttattaaataaataatgctAAGTAGACCgtcaatttaaattatattttaaaaaccATGTAAAGTAAtcattaataattaaattattacttaaacgttgttaaagtaataatttaatttaattcctATCGTCTATTTAGtctaaaaaaattaatctaTCTATCATCAGTCATTTAATTTCTTGGTTGCCTGCATAACCGGTTCATTACACTCCATTTTCATTTCTTGGTTGCCTTCCTTGCCCAACACAACACCAACGAACATCAAAGGAATCAACAGGCAGCAAGGCGACGTCGTTTCAAACTTCACAGGATTGGGCGGAGGAGGTATTGTTGTAGATGGAAGCTTCACGGAGTAACTCGGAAATTCCGAACCTGAACCCTAGCCCGAGAAGAAACCCGATTCCGATTCCGTCTGCATCGCTGAGGTGGCCCACCATAGACGGCCCACTAGGTCTGTCAGAGGAAGAGTCAGTGAGCTACGCGCGTAGATTCTACAAGTTCGGCTTCGCTCTGCTCCCTTGGCTTTGGGCTCTCAACTGCTTCTACTTCTGGCCCGTCCTCCGCCACTCCCGCTCCTTCCCTCGCATTCACCACTGTatgccactctctctctctgccatttgatttttctgTCGGACTTTTTAATCTGTTATTAGTAACAATTTTCCTAATTTAGATTTGCGTTGTGGTTGTTGATTGAGGGAAAATTAAGCAAACAAAGTTTTTATGTTGGAGATCATTTCTGGATTTCTTAGGTTTCTATTCTGTTTTGATAATGTTAGATTGAATTTCCGACGCAGTTGGTTTAGGGCTTGTTTGGAACTGCACTGACAGTAGAATcacattgaaaattttaataaaaatacaagtgCTTCCTCTTctagaaagcacttcaagtgcccTTTTGAACTTAGAAGCGCTTCTAACTTTTTCTGCCAAATATGGTCAGAAGTGCTTGTGGTGATCTGGAAGCgctttaaattattttgaaggCACTTCCTTATAGGTCCTTAGTTTTTCATGTCACTACTTTGGACTATGAAGGAATTAGGTGCTGTTCAAGCTTCTtccattttgttttcattttttgatacCAGAAATTCCCCAAACTGACTGGGTGGAAAATCCTACAACTTTTGGGAGGCAGGAAACTCCAGCAAATAATTGACCTTGATCAAACACTAGACCATGTGGCCCCCTCGCTCGACTTAACCCGTGTTGTTTTTCCAAAGCTTCTCCCATTTATAAgcaattataatgaaattcaaACTTTCTGAAACATCTACCGCAGCAAATAGTGATTTTTATGTATTCTCTTTGCCAAAGGAGTTTTTACTGGCCTGTTGTTACAAAAGAGGGGAAGTTGGTGAATGCTGCCTGCATCGACTAAGCTTTATTAGTTTCTTGAAAGAAATTGCAGAATGTTGAATGTGAGGAACCAATTTCAGATATTTTGTTTCTGGTTTCTCTTTTACTATCTGGTTCGATGATTTATGTTAGGAGGTGAAGTATTAATTATGGAGCTGAGAAAATTTTGACATGGTTTGCACACTTCTAATTTCCTCGAGGTCGCTTTGCACACCATATTGAATTATGTCTTTTGTTCTAAAGTGGTTCTATGAAgcagtgtttttaagttttcatCTAAAGTACCATACAATCAGTTCTAGttcaaaatttcaaactaaAAGAGCATTTTGGTGAATAATTATCTGGTGTTTCTCATTCATGAGACAGTTGCTAAGAAAAGCACTTAGGTGAACAATTGTCATCGGAGAAGGTTTATGCGTTCAGGGGTTATTATCCCAAGATAATATTTTGATTGAGCTAGATGAAACATTAAGTTTTCAATTTTGTAAATGTTGTTTTGCAATGGAGAGTGGCTTATGTTATTCGGCTAGACTGAAATATGAGAAGTTAAAAAGGGGGAAAGATGTTTTCTCCCTCCTAGGAATGTCAGAGGTGATTACAACTTGAATTAACAATATGTATAAATTAAATCGCTATGATCCAGTCAGGATGGCCGAGTGGTCTAAGGCGCCAGACTCAAGTTCTGGTCCTCTAACGAGGGCGTGGGTTCAAATCCCACTTCTGACATTTActtttggaatctaaaggtcttcgcctaagccgatcaaagacagaatatatggagtgcaagttcagtgcaaatggaggccaaaacgagttaggggtgaggatcggagatcaagaaataccaaaaagcgaccgttttcgttacctaggatctatcttgcaaaagaacggagaattagatggagatctcaaccatagaatacaagctggatggatgaagtggaagagtgcatccggtgtgttgtgtgaccgccgtatgccattgaagctcaagggaaaattttataggacggcaataaggccggcgatgctgtatggcacagaatgttgggcggtgaaacatcaacacgtacacaaaatgggtgtagcggagatgaggatgcttcgttggatgtgtgggcacacgagaaaggataagattaggaatgaggatatccggggtaaagtaggagtagccgaaattgaaggaaagatgagagaaaatcggttacggtggtttggacatgtgcaaagaaggcctactgacgctccgattagaagatgcgactatgggacagaggttcagggccgaaggggtagaggaagacctaggaaaactttggaagagactctaagaaaagacttagagtacttggatctaacggaggacatgacacaggatcgagcacaatggcgttctaagattcatatagccgatcccactcagtgacttggattttccaagtctccaatcgagaagttttcctcactcgggaaattaagggaacactaccccaacctacatgctccactcagaaagcttcaacatacaagcttcaacaaaagaaaattcaaagaacttagcgaagaaggctttggtgtatttaacacaaaacgttgaaatgaaggaaagcttatttattgatatccccgatcagctacaaatatgtacatatacatgagtcaaaataaacacacaagacggagccttcacaaaggttgcttaggagaagtctcagcagtcggtagagccccagaaagagaaggcaccggagggggatcatttggagcctcagtactggacagaaccctagaaggaggaggcatcagaggttgatcattcggagcttcattacgcggtacagccccagaagacgaaggcaataaatgcctttggaacaaacccacaaatctctgatgatcaagtaaaacctgaccatcagtttccttcatctggtcaagcttcctcttcatgtttgtagcatagtcatgtgcgagccggtgcaactgtttattctcatgcttgagccctctaatctcctgtttgagactcatcacttcagccgccaaggattcaacttggcgggttcgagcaaataggcgttgggccatattagacacagaacctgcacactgaacactgagagccaacgaatccttaacagctaactcatcagaccgtttggaaagtagtctgttatctttgggagtgagaaggttcctggccaccaccgcagcggtcatatcattcttcatcacggaatccccaacggtaagaggaccagtaggggagacgaaggatgggcgccatatgttgtctggagaaggcggggctgcctcttcaacaaggttcaagtcaaaacgacggtcggaggggccagacattttcaaaggtgttgaagagagaagaggtcggacaaatcaagatcttagaagtgcaagaatgaagcttctactggtggagattcaagtgtgctttggaacttaatgtcagcctctataaaaatctgcactcgacggagcttcggaaatcgaagaggcgcctgctcagaaatcgaagaggcgtttgctttctcaaaagttgggctgcttagagatcacgagggttgatctcagaaatcgaagaggcgtttgctttctcaaaagttgggcttctcaaagaccacgaaggccgatctcagaaatcgaagaggcgctcgctttctcaaaagctgggctccccagagaccacgagggtcgatctcagaaatcgaagaggcacctacttttccagccttgtcagcacccgtcacacgcacactcagctttgcagaaattatgggcattctgtcgaagacttctggggaagtagaaaacacatgaatcttactgttcaatcacccacttcccacacgcaacaatagctcatgggtaccacagataactttgccaaagttctctgccaaagttgagcacgtgaagcttgcagctcccactacatcgctctgaccaagaagggtaaaagaatagcaaagaaacagcactaacaaagtttagacccataaattttgaaggtctagctaccatattattacccacaagggtaaaggaacagtactattgctggataattggaaagtccctgtgtgtcaacctctgtgcttcgtggcaaggtagactagcaaacttgcccaacctttactcacattcgagaaaacactcccaataagattgcttgctccaaaatcgaagaggcaccgtcctccgaatctcgagagccagactcccaacatgactactttcttaaaaatcgaagagagggtaaaggaacagtaccattgctggataattggaaagtccctgtgtgtcaacctctgtgcttcgtggcaaggtagactagcaaacatgcccaacctttactcacattcgagaaaacacttccaacaagattgcttgctccaaaatcgaagaggcaccgccctccgaatctcgagagccagactcccaacgtgattactttctcaaaaatcgaagagactgctccccgaatcttcgagagccagacccccagcatgattgctttctcaaaaatcgatgaggcatcgttctccgaatcaatcgaagaggcgctcgctttctcaaaagctgggctgctcagagaccacgagggccgatctcagaaatcgaagaggcacctacttttctagccttgtcagcacctgtcacacgcacacttagctttgcagaaattatgggcattctgtcgaagacttctggtgaagtagaaagcacatgaatcttactgttcaatcacccacttcccacacgcaacaatagctcatgggtaccacagataactttgccaaagttctctgccaaagttgagcacgtgaagcttgcagctcccactacatcgctctgaccaagaaaggtaaaagaatagcaaagaaacagcactaacaaagtttagacacataaattttgaaggtctagctaccatattattacccacaagggtaaaggaacagtaccactgctggataattggaaagtccctgtgtgtcaacctctgtgcttcgtggcaaggtagactagcaaacatgcccaacctttactcactttcgagaaaacactcccaacaagattgcttgctccaaaatcgaagaggcaccgtcctccgaatctcgagagccagactcccaacatgactactttctcaaaagcgaagagagggtaaaggaacagtaccattgctggataattggaaagtctctgtgtgtcaacctttgtgcttcgtggcaaggtagactagcaaacatgcccaacctttactcacattcgagacaacactcccaacaggattgcttgctccaaaatcgaagaggcaccgccctccgaatctcgagagccagactcccaacatgattacttcctcaaaaatcgaagagacactgctctacgaatctcgagagccagacccccagcatgattgctttctcaaaaatcgaaaaggcatcgttctccgaatctcgagagccagataccacagaccactttttcaaagtgctctgacagagttaaaacatgtgaaactggcagctcccactaccgtgctatgaccaagcagggtaaaggaatagcattactacttgttgttagggagactcctatatatgtcgacctccatccccaacggacaggcagacctgcaaaaatgctcaacctttcatcat
This is a stretch of genomic DNA from Malus domestica chromosome 02, GDT2T_hap1. It encodes these proteins:
- the LOC103408952 gene encoding probable gamma-secretase subunit PEN-2 — protein: MEASRSNSEIPNLNPSPRRNPIPIPSASLRWPTIDGPLGLSEEESVSYARRFYKFGFALLPWLWALNCFYFWPVLRHSRSFPRIHHYVLRSAVGFTVFTALLLSWALTFAIGGEHLFGHVWDQLVMYNLADRLGLTGWS